One Paraburkholderia sp. IMGN_8 DNA window includes the following coding sequences:
- a CDS encoding quinone-dependent dihydroorotate dehydrogenase — MDAEDAHHLTLRILSAAGRAGLAGTLAPRVPDAPRTVMGLTFRNPVGLAAGLDKDGACIDGLAALGFGFIEVGTVTPRAQPGNPRPRMFRLPQANAVINRMGFNNAGVDQFVKNVQAARYRGVLGLNIGKNADTPIERAAEDYLYCLERVYPFASYVTVNISSPNTKNLRQLQGAGELDALLAALKDKQQRLADLHGKLVPLALKIAPDLDDEQIKSIADTLLRHQFEGVIATNTTLSRTAVTGMQYGDEAGGLSGKPVFEASNEVIRKLRAEVGEAVPIIGVGGIFSGDDARAKLAAGASLVQLYTGFIYRGPALVAECAQALR; from the coding sequence ATGGACGCGGAAGACGCTCACCACCTGACCTTGCGCATTCTCAGCGCCGCCGGCCGCGCCGGCCTCGCGGGCACGCTCGCGCCGCGCGTGCCGGATGCGCCGCGCACCGTGATGGGGCTGACATTCCGCAATCCGGTGGGGCTCGCCGCCGGCCTCGACAAGGACGGCGCCTGCATTGACGGTCTCGCCGCGCTGGGCTTCGGCTTCATCGAGGTGGGCACGGTCACGCCGCGCGCGCAGCCGGGCAATCCGCGCCCACGCATGTTCCGCCTGCCGCAAGCGAACGCCGTGATCAACCGGATGGGTTTTAACAACGCCGGCGTCGACCAGTTCGTCAAGAACGTGCAGGCCGCGCGCTATCGCGGCGTGCTCGGGCTGAATATCGGCAAGAACGCCGACACGCCGATCGAACGCGCCGCCGAAGACTATCTGTACTGCCTCGAACGCGTGTACCCGTTCGCGAGCTATGTGACGGTCAACATCTCGTCGCCGAATACGAAGAATCTGCGCCAGTTGCAAGGCGCAGGTGAGCTCGACGCGCTGCTCGCCGCGCTGAAAGACAAACAGCAGCGTCTGGCCGACCTGCACGGCAAACTGGTGCCGCTCGCGCTGAAGATCGCACCGGACCTCGACGACGAACAGATCAAGTCGATCGCCGATACGCTCTTGCGCCACCAATTCGAAGGCGTGATCGCCACCAACACCACGCTGTCGCGCACCGCCGTCACCGGCATGCAATACGGCGACGAAGCCGGCGGCCTGTCGGGCAAGCCGGTGTTCGAAGCGTCGAACGAAGTGATCCGCAAGCTGCGCGCCGAAGTCGGCGAGGCGGTGCCGATCATCGGCGTGGGCGGGATTTTCTCGGGTGACGATGCACGCGCGAAGCTGGCCGCCGGCGCGTCGCTGGTGCAGCTCTATACCGGCTTCATCTACCGCGGCCCGGCGCTGGTGGCCGAATGCGCGCAAGCGCTGCGCTAA
- a CDS encoding cystine ABC transporter substrate-binding protein, translating to MKFGLLKKIVVAGLIGASFTSVTAHADDLLDQVKQRGTLRVGLEGTFPPFNSKAPSGELVGYDVDVAKAVAAKLGVKPEFVTTEWSGIIAGLQAGKFDVIVNQVGITDARKQALDFSPAYTYSAAQLIQRKDDTRQFKSLDDLKGKKLGVGLGTNYMDMAKSVPGIDVKTYPGAPEYLRDLAAGRLDAALNDRLMLAYLMKNSQLPLRTGATVGAGNPSGIPFRKGNPKFAKAIDDAMTQLEADGTFTKISDKWFGIDISKPIK from the coding sequence ATGAAATTTGGCTTGCTGAAAAAGATCGTAGTAGCCGGCCTGATCGGCGCGTCGTTCACTTCCGTGACTGCCCACGCGGACGACCTGCTCGACCAGGTCAAGCAACGCGGCACGCTGCGCGTCGGTCTCGAAGGCACCTTCCCGCCGTTCAACTCGAAAGCGCCGTCGGGCGAACTGGTCGGCTATGACGTCGACGTCGCCAAGGCCGTCGCTGCAAAGCTCGGCGTGAAGCCGGAATTCGTCACGACCGAATGGAGCGGCATCATCGCCGGTCTGCAGGCGGGCAAGTTCGATGTGATCGTCAACCAGGTCGGCATCACGGACGCACGCAAGCAGGCGCTCGACTTCTCGCCGGCCTACACGTACTCGGCCGCGCAACTGATCCAGCGTAAGGACGACACGCGCCAGTTCAAGTCGCTCGACGATCTGAAGGGCAAGAAGCTCGGCGTCGGTCTCGGCACGAACTACATGGACATGGCGAAGTCGGTGCCGGGCATCGACGTGAAAACGTATCCGGGCGCGCCTGAATATCTGCGCGATCTGGCCGCCGGGCGGCTGGATGCGGCGCTCAACGACCGCCTGATGCTCGCGTATCTGATGAAGAACTCGCAGTTGCCGCTGCGCACGGGCGCCACGGTCGGCGCGGGCAACCCGTCGGGCATCCCGTTCAGGAAGGGCAATCCGAAGTTCGCCAAGGCGATCGACGACGCGATGACCCAGCTCGAAGCGGACGGCACGTTCACGAAGATCTCGGACAAGTGGTTCGGCATCGACATCAGCAAGCCGATCAAGTAA
- a CDS encoding amino acid ABC transporter permease, with amino-acid sequence MPTTSLLVQSLPVLAQGAVLTVKFAVLSMIFGLFAAAVLAVMGISHNRVLNWIARVYVSLMRGTPLLVQIFVIYYGLPSLGISLDPTPAGVIALSANVAAYLSESMRGAILGIHKGQWLAAYSLGLSRRQTLRYVIAPQALRIAVPSLSNSLISLIKDTSLVSVITVTELLRSAQEIIASTYQPLPLYLAAAAVYWVLCQMLEWVQRWYERRLALPSRH; translated from the coding sequence ATGCCCACCACTTCCCTGCTCGTCCAATCGCTTCCTGTGCTCGCACAGGGCGCCGTCCTGACGGTCAAGTTCGCGGTTCTGTCGATGATCTTCGGCCTGTTCGCGGCCGCCGTGCTCGCGGTGATGGGGATCAGCCACAACCGCGTGCTGAACTGGATCGCGCGCGTCTACGTGAGCTTGATGCGCGGCACGCCGCTGCTGGTGCAGATCTTCGTGATCTATTACGGTTTGCCGAGCCTCGGCATCTCGCTCGACCCGACGCCTGCCGGCGTGATCGCGTTGTCGGCGAACGTGGCGGCGTACCTGTCGGAGAGCATGCGCGGCGCGATTCTCGGCATTCACAAGGGCCAGTGGCTGGCCGCGTATAGCCTCGGTCTGTCGCGGCGTCAGACGCTGCGCTACGTGATCGCGCCGCAGGCCTTGCGCATTGCCGTGCCGAGTCTGTCGAACAGCCTGATCAGCCTGATCAAGGATACGTCGCTGGTGTCGGTGATTACCGTGACTGAACTGCTGCGCAGCGCACAGGAGATCATCGCGTCGACCTATCAGCCGCTGCCGCTGTATCTCGCGGCAGCCGCGGTCTACTGGGTGCTGTGTCAGATGCTGGAATGGGTGCAGCGCTGGTACGAACGGCGTCTTGCGCTGCCGTCGCGGCACTGA
- the lepB gene encoding signal peptidase I: MRMLGKLWRDNKSLVAFLFLMVLFRSAVADWNVVPSGSMLPTIREGDRIFVDKMAYDLRVPLTHIAIAHLHDPQRGDIVTIDSSAAHELIVKRLIGLPGDRVAMRDNVLYVNGVRADYQPLKLAPLPGDAVSPGDYLTERFDGVAHTVRLSPEAPSPRNSFGPVVVPQGEYLMLGDNRDDSADSRYFGFFPRKELMGRTRHVAFSLDPDRYYIPRFERFGASLDATSSVASR, encoded by the coding sequence ATGCGCATGCTTGGAAAATTGTGGCGCGACAACAAGAGCCTCGTCGCGTTTCTGTTCCTGATGGTGCTGTTCCGCAGCGCCGTGGCCGACTGGAACGTCGTGCCGAGCGGCTCGATGCTGCCCACTATCCGCGAAGGCGACCGCATCTTCGTCGACAAGATGGCCTACGATCTGCGCGTGCCGCTGACCCACATCGCGATCGCGCATCTGCACGATCCGCAGCGCGGCGACATTGTCACGATCGATTCGTCGGCGGCGCATGAGCTGATCGTCAAGCGTCTGATCGGTTTGCCGGGCGACCGCGTCGCGATGCGCGACAACGTGCTGTACGTGAACGGCGTGCGGGCCGATTATCAGCCGCTGAAACTCGCGCCGTTACCGGGCGACGCCGTGTCCCCCGGCGACTATCTGACCGAACGCTTCGACGGCGTCGCGCATACGGTGCGGCTTTCGCCTGAAGCGCCGAGTCCGCGCAACTCGTTCGGGCCGGTGGTCGTGCCGCAAGGCGAGTATCTGATGCTCGGCGACAATCGCGACGACAGCGCCGACTCGCGCTACTTCGGCTTCTTTCCGCGCAAGGAACTGATGGGCCGCACGCGTCACGTCGCGTTTTCGCTGGACCCGGACCGCTACTACATACCGCGCTTCGAACGCTTCGGCGCGTCGCTGGATGCTACGTCGTCGGTCGCCAGCCGATAG
- a CDS encoding Gfo/Idh/MocA family oxidoreductase, giving the protein MEQAPSGDTVIRWGIVGTGRIARRFAQGLAHVPHAQLSALWSRRAGPAAAFGAEFGGEVCASFEALLASGIDALYIATLQDSHADYAIAALQAGLHVLCEKPATINAPQLERVLSAARSAQRLFMEAMKPPFYPLYRKLRAHLDAEPIGEVGLVRAGCSVPGVPAGHPSLSFEHAGGALLDIGIYEIFLAIDWLGAPRDVQTLGRLGSTGVDTFASLNSRHERGIAQLFCGLDLHGKGDALLMAKSGHVTIHEPWWNPSRATIRYADGRVIELDEPFEGGGLNYETAHFCELIRAGQLESPLMPHATSLQMIAMADAARAALGLKFAGE; this is encoded by the coding sequence ATGGAACAAGCCCCTTCGGGGGACACCGTCATTCGCTGGGGTATCGTCGGGACGGGTCGCATCGCCCGTCGTTTTGCTCAAGGTCTCGCCCATGTACCGCACGCGCAACTGAGCGCGCTGTGGTCGCGTCGCGCCGGGCCGGCCGCCGCCTTTGGCGCTGAATTCGGCGGCGAGGTCTGCGCGAGTTTCGAGGCGCTGCTCGCAAGCGGCATCGACGCGCTCTATATCGCCACCCTCCAGGACAGCCACGCCGACTACGCGATCGCCGCGCTGCAAGCCGGTCTGCACGTACTGTGCGAAAAACCCGCCACCATCAACGCGCCGCAGCTCGAACGCGTGCTGAGCGCCGCGCGCTCCGCGCAGCGGCTCTTCATGGAGGCGATGAAGCCGCCGTTCTATCCGCTCTACAGAAAGTTGCGCGCGCATCTGGATGCCGAGCCGATTGGCGAGGTGGGTCTCGTGCGTGCCGGCTGTTCGGTGCCGGGCGTGCCGGCCGGTCACCCGTCGCTGTCGTTCGAGCATGCGGGCGGCGCGTTGCTCGACATCGGCATCTACGAGATATTTCTGGCGATCGACTGGCTCGGCGCACCGCGCGACGTGCAGACGCTCGGGCGGCTCGGGTCCACCGGCGTCGATACCTTTGCGAGCCTCAATAGCCGGCACGAGCGTGGAATCGCGCAGCTATTTTGCGGGCTCGATCTGCATGGCAAGGGGGATGCGCTGTTGATGGCCAAAAGCGGCCACGTGACGATCCACGAGCCGTGGTGGAACCCGTCGCGCGCGACGATCCGTTACGCCGACGGCCGCGTGATCGAACTCGACGAGCCATTCGAAGGCGGCGGTCTGAACTACGAGACCGCGCATTTCTGCGAGCTGATTCGCGCCGGCCAGCTGGAAAGCCCGCTGATGCCGCACGCCACTTCGTTGCAGATGATCGCGATGGCCGATGCCGCGCGCGCCGCGCTGGGGCTCAAATTCGCGGGCGAATGA
- a CDS encoding FCD domain-containing protein — translation MEQANKDRSLVSKVMDGLVTGIVEEKYGAILPPQDVLSKEFDVSRTVMREALSMLLARDMLDVRPKIGTRIRPMSDWRMIDEDVVNWRFRAKPDPLFLRDVIEFRILIEPRASAQAAARGSAADIAAIREAFEAFRVIRPGEAGYQDADELFHTRIVVASGNQFFKQMAAIIRGALSTVNPIVNQKEGLWEKAIATHQRVIEAIERRDPKDAELASLAMIDYSTEELGSTFSHEPPVRG, via the coding sequence ATGGAACAGGCAAACAAGGATCGATCGCTGGTGAGCAAAGTCATGGACGGGCTCGTCACGGGCATCGTCGAAGAAAAGTACGGCGCGATCCTGCCTCCGCAGGATGTGCTGTCGAAGGAGTTCGACGTCAGCCGGACGGTGATGCGCGAGGCGCTCTCAATGCTGCTCGCGCGCGACATGCTGGACGTGCGGCCGAAGATCGGCACGCGCATCCGGCCGATGAGCGATTGGCGCATGATCGACGAGGACGTCGTGAACTGGCGCTTTCGCGCGAAGCCCGATCCGCTGTTTCTGCGCGACGTGATCGAGTTTCGCATCCTGATCGAACCGCGCGCGTCGGCGCAGGCGGCCGCGCGCGGCAGCGCGGCCGACATCGCGGCGATTCGCGAGGCGTTCGAGGCGTTCCGTGTGATCCGGCCGGGCGAGGCTGGCTATCAGGACGCCGACGAGCTGTTTCACACGCGCATCGTCGTCGCCAGCGGCAATCAGTTCTTCAAGCAGATGGCGGCGATCATTCGCGGCGCGCTGTCGACCGTCAACCCCATCGTCAACCAGAAGGAAGGTCTCTGGGAGAAGGCCATCGCCACGCATCAGCGCGTGATCGAAGCGATCGAACGGCGCGATCCGAAGGACGCGGAACTCGCGTCGCTGGCGATGATCGACTACTCCACGGAAGAGCTCGGCAGTACCTTTTCGCACGAACCACCGGTACGCGGCTGA
- a CDS encoding flavin reductase family protein, with product MQARALQTDSRQGPAGGPAAGEPADLDAASFDAVGFDERRFRHALGRFATGVVVISTGSGDRLHAMTANAFMSGSLKPPLIVVSVGHRARMHERLMANTLFGVSVLSDAQEPHSRHFAGEPQTWLAPRFAAVDGLPEVVLLEHAAARFAARMVDRHPCGDHTLFVGEVLVFSLDEHAPLIFFGGRYASVATSA from the coding sequence ATGCAGGCCCGGGCACTTCAAACTGACAGCCGGCAAGGGCCGGCCGGCGGCCCGGCGGCTGGCGAGCCGGCCGACCTGGACGCGGCCAGCTTCGACGCGGTCGGCTTCGACGAGCGCCGCTTTCGTCATGCGCTGGGGCGCTTCGCAACCGGCGTAGTGGTGATTTCGACCGGCAGTGGCGACCGGTTGCACGCGATGACCGCCAACGCCTTCATGTCGGGTTCGCTCAAGCCGCCACTGATCGTGGTGTCGGTTGGGCATCGCGCGCGCATGCACGAGCGGTTGATGGCGAACACGCTGTTCGGCGTCAGCGTGCTGTCCGACGCACAGGAGCCGCACAGCCGTCACTTCGCCGGCGAGCCGCAGACCTGGCTCGCGCCGCGCTTCGCGGCGGTCGACGGCTTGCCGGAGGTGGTATTGCTCGAACACGCGGCGGCGCGCTTCGCGGCGCGGATGGTGGACCGTCATCCATGCGGCGATCACACGCTGTTCGTCGGCGAAGTGCTGGTGTTCTCACTCGATGAACACGCGCCGTTGATCTTTTTTGGCGGGCGTTACGCGTCGGTCGCAACGAGCGCCTAG
- a CDS encoding class I SAM-dependent methyltransferase: MNTQLQSELDRVNRIAWNSPDATREFTTEKTFSDPGEQAAFDWIGPRCAGQPLLDIGIGAGRTIPLMTAISSDYTGVDYTLKLLEMAKARYPGLDLRHMDARDMSALPSAHYGLVEFSWNGIDCVDYDDRVKILKEMYRVLRPGGYLLFSTHNRGGPGYSENLWQLLPEFTFNPLKLGWRTLRSLRRFQLGTLNYMRNVRLNHDYGSYALKTAAAHNFGIVIVYTTLAEQRRQLAEVGFQSDAVFGSCEGERIPDDVETSSAWWFHFIAHKPVAACRFD; the protein is encoded by the coding sequence GTGAATACACAGTTGCAGTCCGAGTTGGACCGCGTCAATCGCATCGCGTGGAATTCGCCGGATGCGACGCGCGAATTCACCACTGAAAAGACTTTCTCCGACCCGGGCGAACAAGCGGCCTTCGATTGGATCGGGCCGCGTTGCGCGGGCCAGCCGTTGCTCGATATCGGCATTGGCGCGGGCCGCACGATTCCGTTGATGACCGCGATCTCGAGCGACTACACCGGCGTCGACTACACGCTGAAACTGCTGGAAATGGCGAAGGCACGCTATCCCGGCCTGGATTTGCGGCACATGGATGCACGCGACATGTCGGCGCTTCCGTCCGCGCATTACGGCCTGGTCGAGTTCAGCTGGAACGGCATCGATTGCGTCGACTACGACGACCGCGTGAAGATTCTCAAAGAGATGTACCGCGTGTTGCGGCCAGGCGGCTACCTGCTGTTCTCGACGCACAACCGCGGCGGACCGGGCTATAGCGAGAACCTCTGGCAACTGCTGCCGGAATTCACGTTCAATCCGCTCAAGCTCGGCTGGCGCACGTTGCGCTCGCTGCGGCGCTTCCAGCTCGGCACGTTGAACTATATGCGCAACGTGCGGCTGAATCACGACTATGGCAGCTACGCGCTGAAGACGGCGGCGGCGCACAACTTCGGCATTGTGATCGTCTATACGACGCTCGCCGAACAGCGCCGGCAACTCGCCGAGGTCGGCTTTCAGAGCGATGCGGTGTTCGGCAGCTGCGAAGGCGAGCGCATTCCCGACGACGTGGAAACCAGCAGCGCCTGGTGGTTTCACTTCATCGCGCACAAACCGGTCGCCGCATGCCGCTTCGACTGA
- a CDS encoding alpha/beta hydrolase, with product MRPVVFDDCFGWLHPAAGKQGVVLCNPFGYDALCTHRGWRKLAERIAAAGMPALRFDYPGAGDSAGTEDDAQRVDAWLDSIAAATRRLREWTGATSVSLVGLRLGATLAALAAQRLGDIDALVLLAPPIIGRNYLRELRAHRQSWLSTPAGMNADPIADPDAYVEAFGFGLHGGDIARIGALDLSSDTTRPARRVLLLDSSDRRRADALAEHYAANGVSVERGCFDECDRFVIEALYSEEPVAAFSRVAQWLLEGASVADATGAADQSETPHLLDASPLALPELTLTLDNAVERPIVFGNYFGIYCEPLVPSMDTNGLAPPAMLFVNTGASHHIGDGRIFVLFARRLAALGIASLRMDLSGLGDAAPAAETITLDTIYSDTSCNDAAAGADWLAAHGHARVVTFGVCGGAFVGLHACARHPKIVGGFGVNLQKFIWDGAAREPGAQQFASSKVYWRSALTGAKWSRALHGQSHPLRIARVLGRRLTRRCWLAAIGWIEHRTGWPLIRNEVRDIVCTLHAKGVQMRLAYGEFDVGLDEARVQFGARLGALLRYPRVRAVTLPKLDHALFTRPAREAVMADAEKWLFADVIRAAVPAAFARASTDTAGAMTPALFQHQSVSAPTAGATGSRTPAHPCLDGVRP from the coding sequence ATGAGACCTGTCGTCTTCGACGACTGCTTTGGCTGGCTGCATCCAGCGGCCGGCAAGCAGGGTGTCGTCCTGTGCAATCCGTTTGGGTATGACGCTCTATGTACGCATCGTGGCTGGCGCAAGCTTGCCGAACGCATCGCTGCCGCGGGTATGCCGGCGTTGCGCTTCGATTACCCAGGTGCGGGCGATTCGGCCGGCACGGAAGATGACGCCCAACGTGTCGATGCGTGGCTCGACAGCATCGCCGCCGCGACCCGCCGTTTGCGCGAATGGACCGGTGCGACGAGCGTCTCGCTGGTGGGCCTGCGTCTCGGCGCAACGCTGGCGGCGCTGGCCGCGCAACGGCTCGGCGATATCGACGCTCTGGTGTTGCTGGCGCCGCCGATTATCGGCCGCAACTATCTACGTGAGCTGCGCGCGCATCGCCAAAGCTGGCTCAGCACGCCCGCAGGCATGAACGCCGACCCGATCGCCGATCCCGATGCTTATGTGGAGGCGTTCGGCTTCGGCCTGCACGGCGGCGATATCGCGCGCATCGGCGCATTGGATCTGAGCAGCGACACGACCAGGCCCGCGCGGCGCGTGCTGCTGCTCGATTCCAGCGACCGCCGCCGCGCAGATGCGCTGGCCGAACACTATGCCGCCAATGGTGTGAGCGTGGAGCGCGGTTGCTTCGACGAGTGCGATCGCTTCGTGATCGAAGCGCTGTATAGCGAAGAACCGGTCGCGGCGTTTTCACGCGTCGCGCAATGGCTGCTGGAAGGGGCGAGCGTCGCCGACGCAACCGGCGCGGCAGATCAGTCAGAGACCCCGCACCTTCTCGACGCATCGCCTTTGGCTTTGCCCGAACTCACGCTCACGCTGGATAACGCCGTCGAGCGGCCCATCGTGTTCGGCAACTACTTCGGTATTTACTGCGAACCGCTCGTCCCCAGTATGGACACGAACGGCCTGGCTCCGCCCGCGATGCTGTTCGTCAACACCGGCGCGAGCCACCACATCGGCGATGGACGCATCTTCGTGCTGTTCGCGCGGCGGCTGGCGGCGCTCGGCATCGCGTCATTACGCATGGACCTGAGCGGACTCGGCGACGCCGCGCCGGCGGCCGAGACCATCACGCTCGACACGATCTATTCCGATACCTCGTGCAACGATGCGGCCGCGGGCGCCGACTGGCTGGCCGCGCACGGCCATGCGCGGGTCGTCACATTCGGCGTGTGCGGCGGCGCGTTCGTCGGGCTGCATGCGTGCGCGCGCCATCCGAAGATCGTCGGCGGCTTCGGCGTGAACCTGCAGAAGTTCATCTGGGACGGCGCGGCCCGCGAGCCGGGCGCGCAGCAATTCGCTTCGTCGAAGGTCTATTGGCGTTCGGCTCTCACAGGCGCGAAATGGTCGCGCGCGCTGCACGGCCAGAGTCATCCGCTGCGGATCGCGAGAGTGCTCGGCAGGCGCCTCACGCGGCGTTGCTGGCTCGCCGCTATCGGCTGGATCGAACATCGCACCGGTTGGCCGCTGATTCGCAACGAGGTGCGCGACATCGTCTGCACGCTGCACGCGAAGGGTGTGCAGATGCGGCTCGCGTACGGCGAGTTCGACGTCGGCCTCGATGAAGCGCGCGTGCAATTCGGCGCGCGGCTGGGCGCGTTGCTGCGCTATCCGCGCGTGCGCGCGGTCACGCTGCCCAAACTCGATCACGCGCTGTTCACGCGCCCCGCGCGCGAAGCGGTCATGGCCGACGCCGAAAAGTGGCTGTTCGCCGACGTGATCCGCGCGGCCGTTCCCGCCGCCTTTGCACGGGCTTCAACCGATACCGCCGGCGCAATGACGCCGGCGCTTTTCCAGCATCAGTCCGTGAGTGCGCCGACGGCTGGAGCAACGGGTTCCCGAACCCCGGCGCATCCCTGCCTCGACGGAGTACGCCCGTGA
- a CDS encoding oligosaccharide flippase family protein — translation MEKSIVKNIIVNFAGAVAPTFISLVTVPAYIHLMGVERYGVINLVWALIGYFGVLDLGTSLATENQISKARAANDDSIERIFWSAWFMNLGTGMAGGLMVYLGTFLYITHGVKIEPAFQREVMASLPWIAVAVPIANVSWVFAGAINGVERFTSFNINQTVGTALFQLLPLAAIFCFTPSLAVVIPAAVVARFVAGAMLGAAAFRALGIRHVRMPRWRVMAELFRYGRWMLLFSGAGMLASTLDRVLVGALLGARFVTYYATPQNLITRLNLLPVAMVRTLFPRLSAVSRADADALARSALAFLNGTFTPCVIVALFALKPFLVLWLGPAMAAAAPVASVLVLGVWLSGQSGILGILIQAQTKPAYVACVSWLQLPVFAGALWFAIHWFGIMGAGIVVAIKALSDYAAFLYFARLHVWSIVRNMLTHLAFLLVALGLADSITAWPTLAASALALAAANLGLSLHGSSDLRNLVYKLWMRVTLSTS, via the coding sequence ATGGAAAAAAGTATCGTCAAGAACATCATCGTCAATTTCGCAGGAGCAGTCGCTCCGACGTTTATCTCACTCGTCACTGTGCCCGCCTATATCCACCTGATGGGTGTCGAGCGATATGGCGTGATCAATCTGGTATGGGCGCTCATCGGCTACTTCGGCGTGCTCGATCTCGGTACGAGTCTCGCGACCGAAAATCAGATCTCCAAGGCGCGCGCGGCTAATGACGATTCGATCGAGCGCATCTTCTGGAGCGCGTGGTTCATGAATCTGGGGACCGGCATGGCGGGTGGCCTGATGGTCTACCTCGGCACGTTCCTCTACATCACGCATGGGGTGAAGATCGAACCCGCGTTTCAGCGCGAGGTGATGGCCAGCCTGCCCTGGATCGCGGTGGCCGTGCCGATCGCAAACGTCTCGTGGGTCTTTGCCGGCGCAATCAACGGGGTGGAACGTTTCACCAGTTTCAACATCAATCAGACCGTCGGCACGGCGCTGTTTCAACTGTTGCCGCTCGCGGCCATCTTCTGCTTCACGCCGTCGCTCGCGGTGGTGATTCCGGCGGCCGTCGTGGCGCGCTTCGTGGCCGGCGCGATGCTCGGCGCGGCCGCGTTCCGCGCGCTCGGGATTCGCCATGTGCGGATGCCGCGGTGGCGCGTGATGGCCGAACTCTTTCGCTATGGCCGCTGGATGCTGCTGTTTTCCGGCGCCGGCATGCTTGCGTCGACGCTCGACCGGGTGCTGGTCGGCGCACTGCTCGGCGCGCGCTTCGTGACCTACTACGCAACGCCGCAGAACCTCATCACGCGTCTGAATTTGTTGCCGGTCGCGATGGTGCGCACCTTGTTCCCGCGCCTCTCGGCAGTCTCGCGCGCCGACGCAGACGCACTGGCGCGCAGCGCCCTGGCGTTTCTGAACGGCACGTTCACGCCGTGCGTGATCGTCGCGCTGTTCGCGCTCAAACCCTTTCTGGTGCTATGGCTGGGGCCGGCGATGGCGGCAGCGGCGCCGGTCGCCAGCGTGCTCGTGCTGGGCGTGTGGCTGAGCGGCCAGTCGGGCATTCTGGGGATTCTGATTCAGGCGCAGACGAAGCCAGCCTATGTGGCCTGCGTCAGCTGGCTTCAATTGCCGGTGTTCGCCGGCGCGCTGTGGTTCGCGATCCATTGGTTCGGGATCATGGGCGCGGGTATCGTCGTCGCGATCAAGGCGCTGTCCGACTACGCCGCGTTTCTGTATTTTGCACGGCTGCATGTCTGGTCGATCGTGCGCAACATGCTGACCCACCTCGCGTTCCTGCTCGTCGCGCTGGGGCTCGCCGATTCGATCACCGCGTGGCCGACGCTCGCCGCCTCCGCGCTCGCTCTCGCGGCTGCGAATCTGGGTCTGTCGCTGCACGGATCCAGCGATCTCAGGAATCTCGTCTATAAGCTCTGGATGCGCGTGACGCTGTCAACCAGTTAG